The DNA sequence aaattggttgaaaattgggaaaaaaatcatgaaaaattgggaaaaaccggggaaaatttggaaaaatggaaaataattggagaaaaaatttggaaaaacaaagggaaaaacttgggagaattggggaaaaattgggaaaaatttgggaaaaaatttgggaaaaatttgggaaaattgggtggaaaatgggatgaaaattgggaaaaatttgggaaacaaatcggaaaaaattggggaaaaagttgtgaaaaaattgggaaaaatttggaaaaaaatggaaaataattggaaaaaaaagggaaaaaatggggaaaatttggggaaaaatgtggggggggaaaaaaaaaaaaaaaaaaaaaaaaaagggattcaGGTGTGTGAGCGGTGCCCACCTGCGGGCAGGTGCCAGTGCAACGGGCACGCTGACACCTGCAACGAgctggggaaaaattgggaaaattgggagaaaaatgggaaaattgggaggaaattgggaaaaaaatgggaaaattgggaggaaaatgggagaaaaatggggaaaattgggagaaaaattggggaaagtTTGGGAGAAATGGGGAGTGGGGATTTACCTGTCTTATGTGAgttgggcacacctggacacgcaaaaaaaataggaaaaaaatgagaaaaaatcgtggaaaaatcaggaaaaatttggggaaaatggagaaaatttgggaaaaattgtgGGGAGGGGGGATTCAGGTGTGTGAGCGGTGCCCACCTGCGGGCAGGTGCCAGTGCAACGGGCACGCCGACACCTGCAACGAGCTGGACGGCACCGGGTGCCCCTGCCAGAACAACACGGAGAGCGGAGCCTGCCCCGAGCGCCGGACTGCTACCGGCACCAGGTAACctcacctggcacacctgggcacagctgggcacagctgggggggagaaaatggggagaaacggcgaaaattggggggaaatcggtggaaatttggggttttggggggaaagaaTTGGGAATTTGGGCGCAGCTGGGGGCACCCAAAACCACAGCTGGGGGCACCAGGTAACctcacctggcacacctgggcatccAAAATACGCCTGGGGGCACTTGGGGGCATCTGaaatacacctgggcacagttggggggagaaaatgggggaaaacgggagaaattggggggaaatcgatggaaatttggggtttttggagggaaaattgggaatttgggggcacCTGGGAGAACCCAGAAACACACCTTGGCACACCTGggcgcacctgggcacacctgggcacagctgaggggggagaaaatggggagaaacggtgaaaattggggggaaatcaatggaaatttggggttttggggggaaaaattgggaatttgggcacagctgggcacacctgggggcacctaaaatacacctgggcacagctgggcacagctgggggagaaaatgggcgagaagtggaaaaaaactgggggaaatgTTGGGATAAAattggggcaaaaatggggaaaaaaaccccaagtccAGGAGTGGTTCCAGAACCTTCTCCAGGGGGTTCTGGTGGGGACGTAGGGATGGAACCCACCAGGTTCCTCAGCGTTCTGGTGCCACCAGGGCGCTCTAAACTCAACCCCAATGATCTCCATGCCATCCTTGGTGCCCCCAAATCCAGAATCCATTCCAGAACCTTCTCCAGGGGGTTCTGGTGGGGACGTAGGGATGGAACCCACCAGGTTCCTCTGCGTTCTGCTGCCCCCAGGGTGCTCTAAACTCAATCTCAATGACCCCCATGACCCTGATGGTGACATTTTCGGTGTCCCCGCAGTGCTCCAAGTGCCAGACCCTTCTCCAGGGGGTTCTGGTGGGGACGTAGGGATGGAACCCACCAGGTTCCTCAGCGTTCTGCTGCCCCCAGGGTGCTCTAAACTCAATCTCGATGGTCCCAGTGACCCCCATGACCCTGACGGTGACACTTTCGCTGTCCCCGCAGTGCTCCAAGTGCCGCGACTCCTTCCAGGGCCACCCCGTGGGCGGCCAGCAGTGCTACCGCCTGCTGTCGGTGGAGCAGGAGTACTGCCTGGACCCGGCGTCGCAGAGCCACTGCTTCCCGCCGCCGCAGCGCCGCCCGCTGCCGCCCGGCCGCTCCGTGCCCTTCGCCGTGCAGCCCAAGTTCACCAACGTGGACATCCGCGTCACGCTGGACGTCACCTTCGGCGCCGTGGACCTCTACGTGGCCACCCGCCACGTTCCTCGCCCCCCGTGGACGTGGAGCCCGGGACGGGCGGCACCGCCAGTGCGGGGCGCGCGGGCGGGCGGTGGCACCTTTGGGACCTTTGGTGGTCAAGGGGGGGTGGCGGTGGCACCTTTGGGACCAGCGGTGGCACCTTGAGGTCTTCAGGAAGCGGTGGTGACACCTTTGGGACCGGCGGTGGCACCTTCAGGGCTTCGGGGAGTGATGGTGGCGCCTTTGGGACCCTTGGTGGTCAAGGAGGGGGTGGTGGCACTTTGAGATCTTCAGGAATTGGTGGTGACACCTTCGGGACTGGTGGTGGCAGCTTTGGGACCTTAGGAACTGGTGGTGGCACCTTGAGGTCTTCAGGAACTGGTGGTGACACCTTTGGGACTAGTAGTGGCACTTTTGGGACCAGTGGGACTGGTGGTGGCACCTTTGGAAGTGGTGGGACCAGTGGCGGCACCTTGAGGTCTTCAGGAACCAGTGGTGACACCTTTGGGAACTTTGGTGGTCAAGGAGGCGGTGGTGGCACCTTGAGGGCTTCAGGAACTGGTGGTGACACCTTTGGGACTGGTGGTGGCACCTTTGGGACCTTTGGTGGCCCTGGTGAtggtggagctgctcccaccgGTCCAACTGGCCAAACTGGTTTCACTGGTGACCCCAGAACTTCTGGAGGTCCTGGAGCCACTCCCGGTGGCCAAACTGGCCAAACTGGTGGCCCTGGAGGTCCCAGAGGTGATTTTGGTGGccaaactgggcaaactggtCATGGTGGTCAAGCTGATGACCCCAGAGCTTTTGGTGGTCCAGGAGCCAATCCCAGTGGCCAAACTGGTTTTACTGGTCACGATGGTCAAGCTGATGACCCCAGAACCTTTGGTGGCCCCCAGACCCACGTGGGTGGCCAAACTGGTTTTACTGGTCACGATGGTCAAGGTGATGACCCCAGAGCTCTTGGTGGCCGCAGAGGTGATTTCAGTGGTCACACTGGTCACTCTGGTCAATCCGATGACCCCAGAACCTTTGGTggcccccagacccacctgggTGGCCAACCTGGTCACTTTGGTCACTCTGGTCAATCCGATGACCCCAGAGCTCTTGGTGGCCCCAGAGGTGATTTCAGTGGTCACATCAGTCAATCCGATGACCCCAGAACCTTTGGTGGTGGCCCCAGAGGTGATTTCGGTGGTCACACTGGTCAAGCTGATGACCCCAGAACCTTTGGTGGCCCCAGAGGTGATTTCACTGGTCACTCTGGTCACTCTGGTCAATCCGATGACCCCAGACCCTTTGGTggcccccagacccacctgggTGGCCAACCTGGTCACTCTGGTCAATCCGATGACCCCAGAACGTTTGGTGGCCCCAGAGGTGATTTCACTGGTCACTCTGGTCAATCCGATGACCCCAGAACCTTTGGTggcccccagacccacctgggTGGCCAACCTGGTCACTCTGGTCAATCCGATGACCCCAGAACGTTTGGTGGCCCCAGAGGTGATTTCACTGGTCACTCTGGTCAATCCGATGACCCCAGAACCTTTGGTggcccccagacccacctgggTGGCCAACCTGGTCACTCTGGTCAATCCGATGACCCCAGACCCTTTGGTGGCCCCAGAGGTGATTTCACTGGTCACTCTGGTCACACTGGTCAATCCGATGACCCCAGAACCTTTGGTGGCCCCAGAGGTGATTTCACTGGTCACTCTGGTCAATCCGATGACCCCAGACCCTTTGGTGGCCCCAGAGGTGATTTCACTGGTCACTCTGGTCACACCGGTCAATCCGATGACCCCAGAACCTTTGGTggcccccagacccacctgggTGGCCAACCTGGTCACTCTGGTCAATCCGATGACCCCAGAACGTTTGGTGGCCCCAGAGGTGATTTCACTGGTCACTCTGGTCAATCCGATGACCCCAGCCCCTCGGGCAGCCCCCGGCCCCACCTGGTTGTCCCCACCGGGCGCCCCGAGGAGCCCTCGCCCAGCCCGGGCCCCCCCGCGCTCCTGGAGGAACGCGCCCACGGCTTGGTCACCTACCTGACCATCGCCCACCCCGTGCCCGCCCTGGTGGTGCGCGGCGTCCGCGACCGCCTGGTGCTCACCTACCCCCACCAGGCCCACCCGCTCAAGTCCACCAGGTTCTACCTGCTGGTCCTGGGCGGCCCGGAACCTTCTCAGGGTCTCCTGTTCTTCCGCCAGGACCAAGCCCACATCGACCTCTTCGTCTTCTTCTCGGtcttcttctcctgcttcttcctcttcctggcCGTCTGCGTCCTGCTCTGGAAGGCCAAGCAGGGCCTGGACGCGCGGCACGAGCGGCGCCGCCACCGGCAGGAGATGTCCAAGATGGCGGCCAGGCCGTTCGCCAGGGTCACCGTgtgcttccagccctgctggggccaCCACCAGAACCTCCTGGAGGTCGGCACGAGGAGTTCCGGGGGCGGACAGCAAAGTTCTGGGGGTGGGCATCAAAGTTTGGGTGGTTATCACGGTTCTGGAGGTGGACATCAAGGTTCTGGAGGTGGACATCAAAATTTGGGTGGTTATCAGGGTTCTGGAGGTGGACATCAAGGTTCTGGAGGTGGACATCAAAATTTGGGTGGTTATCAAGGTTCTGGAGGTGGACATCAAGGTTCTGGAGGTGGACATCAAAGTTCTGGAGGTGGACATCAAAATTTGGGTGGTTATCAAGGTTCTGGAGGTGGTTATCAAGGTTCTGGAGGCCATCAAAATTTCGGTGGATACCAAAATTCTGGAGGTGGTTATCAGAGTTTTGGAGGTGGAAATCAAAGTTTTGGGGGTTATCAAAGTTCTGGAGGTGGGGAGAAGAATTTGGGTGGTGGGAATCAAAGTTCTGGAGGTGGCCATCAAAATTTGGGTGGGAATCAAGGTTTTGGAGGTGGTTATCAGAGTTCTGGAGGTGGCCAtcaaaattttgggggtggaAATCAAAACTTGGGGGTCGGAGAGAGGAATTTTGGGTTGGGCCACCAAAATTTGAGGTTTGGCCACCAAGATTTGGAGCTGGGCCACCAAAACGTGAAGTTCGGGAGCCAAAATTCGCCCgcggaaccccaaaattcccaggtgggcccccaaaatcttccctcGGGTGGCCCAAATTCTcggaacccccaaaattctctccgggacccccaaaattctcgTTTTGGCCACCAAACTTCACCTTTGGACCCCAAAACTTCACCTTTGGACCCCAAAACTTCACCTTTGGACCCCCACAATCGTTTCGGCCACCAAACCCCCGCTTTGGACCCCCAAAACCTTCATTTTGGCCACCAAACTTCACCTTcggaccccaaaatttccccttcggaccccaaaatttcccctgtagacccccaaaatcctctgagggacccccaaaatcctctgagggacccccaaaatcctctgagGGACCCCCAACATGCCCATTTCACCCCCCAAACTTCGCCTTCCGACCCCCAAAATCTCCGCCCCGCCCCCCcgaacccccccaggaccctgTCGGGAGCCCCCAAAGCGGGGGCGGGGCTAGCGAGGTGGGGGGCGGGGCTGCCGCGGCTGGGGGCGGGGCTGCCGCGCTGGGGGGCGGGGCCGGTGACGCTGGAGCCCACCGAGGACGGCGTGGCCGCGGTGGCGacgctgctgctgcagctgccggGGGCGCCCGGGGGTCCCCCCAGGGCCGCGCTGGGCTCGGCGCTCGTCACCCTCAGGCTGGGCGAGCTCGGCGCGGGGGAGGGGccgcggggcggcgcggggggcggggccagcgccAGGAAAGGCGGCGGAGGGGCGGGGCTAGAATTGACCTCCATGGGGATctgaaattggggaaaaaatcgggaaaaaattggattttgggggaatttttcgcgattttattttgatttttttctgtgttttggggggttttttttcctcgatttttggggaaatttttcctgatttttgggggattttttttctcgatttttggggaatttttcccgatttttgggggggatttattgggactttttttttttttttttggggatttttttcactctttatttggatttttttccgggatttttttggggatttatttcgGGATTTTTGAGGGACTTTTTCGGGatattttgagggtttttttcaagattttctgggatttttttcaagattttttttccggactttttttcagggattttttctgggtttttggggatttttttcgaGATTTttgtcagggttttttggggattttggggggattttttgggcagTTCCGGCGCCCGGGGGTCCCCCCAGGGCCGCGCTGGGCTCGGCGCTCGTCACCCTCAGGCTGGGCGAGCTCGGCGCGGGGGAGGGGccgcggggcggcgcggggggcggggccagcgccAGGAAAGGGGGCGGAGGGGCGGGGCTAGAATTGACCTCCATGGGGATctgaaattgggggaaaatcgggaaaaaattggattttggggggaatttttcgcgattttattttgatttttttctgtgttttgggggtttttttttcctcgatttttggggaaatttttcctgatttttgggggatttttttctcgatttttggggaatttttcccgatttttgggggggatttattgggattttttttttttttttttggggatttttttcactctttatttggatttttttccgggatttttttggggatttatttcgGGATTTTTTGAGGGACTTTTTCGGGatattttgagggtttttttcaagattttctgggatttttttcaagattttttttccggactttttttcagggattttttctgggtttttcgggatttttttcGAGActtttttcagggttttttggggatttttggggggattttttgggcagTTCCGGCGCCCGGGGGTCCCCCCAGGGCCGCGCTGGGCTCGGCGCTCGTCACCCTCAGGCTGGGCGAGCTCGGCgcgggggaggggccggggggcggggcagggggcggggccagcgccAGGAAAGGGGGCGGAGGGGCGGGGCTAGAATTGACCTCCATGGGGATctgaaattggggaaaaaatcgggaaaaaattggattttggggggaatttttcgcgattttattttgatttttttctgtgttttgggggttttttttcctcgatttttggggaaatttttcctgatttttgggggattttttttctcgatttttggggaatttttccctatttgtgaaggattttttgggggggatttattgggattttttttttttatttttggggatttttttcactctttatttggatttttttccgggatttttttggggatttatttcgGGATTTTTGAGGGACTTTTtcgggatattttgggggtttttttcaagattttctgggatttttttcaagattttttttccggactttttttcagggattttttctgggtttttcgggatttttttcGAGActtttttcagggttttttggggatttttgggggattttttgggcagTTCCGGCGCCCGGGGGTCCCCCCAGGGCCGCGCTGGGCTCGGCGCTCGTCACCCTCAGGCTGGGCGAGCTCGGCgcgggggaggggccggggggcggggcggggggcggggccagcgccAGGAAAGGCGGCGGAGGGGCGGGGCTAGAATTGACCTCCATGGGGATCTGAATTggggaaaatcgggaaaaaattggatttttgggggaatttttcgcgattttattttcatttttcctgggactttttgggggttttttgagatttttttttcgcaatttttgggattttttttttaaatttttcgaggattttttcaggtttttttccctggattttttttttttaaatagagtttttttaggattttggggattttttggggcatttttggggaagtTTGGGAGAAATTCGGGGAAATTTTGGCGCCGAACCCCAGAACAATCAATCAATTAAATAATCacatttttgttaattttggggaggggtccctggattttgggggggggtcccgggtccttcccctcccccaccctcaaTAAAcgctgctgcccctcccccaccctcctGCGtcttttttggggtgaaaaacccCGAATTTGGGTCATTAATTAACGGGGTTAATTAGGGGAGGGGGTTTAATTAGAGGAGAGGCTCTTAATTGGTGGGGTCAATTGGGCAGGGCGTTTAATTGAGGGGTTAATTCAATTTCCCcaatattccccaaaatccccccccttccctccccgaTGACGTCACAGGCGCGTTGATGACGTCACAGGCTGATCGATGACGTCACCGCTGGGAATTTCTGTAAAATCCTTTATttggccccaaatctcagcgtgggggaaggggaaagggggaaacCCTCCCCCaattgttaattaattaattaattaaaaaaccaaaacaaatttaagGCAccagaaaagccccaaaatgagcccaagaAATGAACCGGGAAGTTGAGGGAAAAttccgggattttgggggaaaattccgggattttgggggaaattttggaatttggggtaaatttgggggattttggtgaaTGTCGGGGGTCCCGGTCACACCACGAGGCTCTCGCGGCTCAAGGCGTCGTtctggggggggaggggaaaaaaattggggtgagaccccccaaaataaaccaaaatatccaaaattgaccccaaatTATCCCGAAATTATCAAAACTGAAgtgaaattaccccaaaataacccaaatgaACCCAAAAGACCCtaaattatcccaaaatacccaaatgatcccaaaatacccaaattatcccaaatccaAGCCagaacccccccaaattccccaaattttccccaaatccccacccaagaccccccaaaattcccaaaattgcCCTCaacacccccaaattcccacaaattctccccaaatccctcccagaccccccaaaattccccaaatttcccccaaattcccaaaatcccccaaaattccccccaaaatcccacccaggaccaccaaaatcccccccaaattccctcaaatttccccaaatccctcccagatgccccaaaatccacaaacccaccccaaaattccccaaattcccctgaaaACCACCCcgaattccccaaaatcccctccaaaattcccccatagtcccccaaaatctcccaacCCCCCCaagatccccccaaaattccccaaatttccacaaaattcccaaaatttcccccaaattttccccaaaatctcccccaaatcccccagatttccccaaaacccccctaaATTCCTCAAATCTCTCAAAAATCCaacccaggaccccccaaaatcccctcaaattccacccaaaatccacccgaaatcccccaaaattcaaaaatcattcccccaaatccccccccccaaaaattctcaaaatcccccaaaccaaaaccccaaaaattccccccatccagtccccaaattccccaaaaattccccaaatttcccccaaatttccccaaattcccatccaggatgccccaaattccccccaaaaattccccaacattttccccaaatttcccccaaaatcccccaaaattccccctaaaattcccaaattcccatccaggacccccaaatccccccaaaattcccccaaattcccaaaatcccacccaagaccccccaaatttcccccaaaattccctgaatttccctcaaatttcccccaaaattttcccaaatttcccccaaaattccccaaatttcccccaaaattccccccatatcccccccaatttcccccaaaattccctgaatttcccccagatttccccgaattttcccccaaaattccccaaatttccccaaattttcccaaaattcccccaaaatttccccaaattttcccccagatccccccaaatttcccccaaaatttccccaaattttcccaaatttcccccaaaattcccccaaatttcccccagatccccccaaatttcccccaaaattccctgaatttcccccagatttccctgaattttcccaaattttctcccaaaataccccaaattttccctccccccccaccccccccccttgctgcccctcccccaccttcCGCAGCCTCCGGGGGGGTCCGGGCGGGTTCCGGgcgggtgggggaggggtcgGGGAGCGCGcgcggggggagggggggggggggggggtcaggAGCCCCCGGGGGgcctccccccccccaccccccccccggggccgcccctcccccgccccccccaaaatctcgGCCGAGCGCGagcggggaggggggggaggggtccAGGCGGGCTCGTGCAGGGAGGTGACGTCACTGGGGGCGGGGCCTAAACggtgggggaaggggggagaaaggggaggggtcagggtgggggaggggccagaTCGACCCCGACCCCCCCAAAATCGCACCAAAATTGCACCAAAATCCCACCCGAGGACCcccatccccccaaaatcacccccaggatcccaaaataatcccatgACCCCCAAAAGAACCCCACAGTTctgaaaatccccccaaaaattccacccagGATGCCCCAGATGATCCGAGGggcccccaaaatctccccaaaattccccccaaaattcccccccccaaatcctcctaaattccccccaggatcccccaaatttccacccaaaatccccccaaaaaaatcccccaaatcccacttgGGACCCGCCGAATTCCCccccctccaggaccccccaaaactccccccccaaaatcccccccatatccccccccaaaaatccccccaaaatccccccaaaatccccaaaatccccccaaaatccccccaaaatcccccaaaatcccccccaaaatcccccagcccctccccccctcaCCTGGCGGCCACtccctggccccgccccctccccaggtgtgcagcagctgctcctccaggtaCCGCAGGGCCCTGGGGGGGGGACCTGAGGGGGGAGAcaccagtacggaccagtatagaccagtacggaccagtatggaccagtatggaccagtatggaccagtacggaccagtatggaccagtatggaccagtataaaccagtacggaccagtacggaccagtatggaccagtatggaccagtacggaccagtatggaccagtatagaccagtacggaccagtatggaccagtacggaccagtacggaccagtatggaccagtacggaccagtatagaccagtacggaccagtatggaccagtatggaccagtataaaccagtacggaccagtacagaccagtatggaccagtacggaccagtatggaccaccgcggaccagtatggaccagtatggaccagtacggtccagtacggaccagtacggaccagtatggaccagtatggaccagtatggaccagtatggaccagtacggaccagtacggaccagtcCAAAACAGTTCaacccagtataaaccagtgtAGACCCACATAAATCAATaaaaaccagtataaaccaatataaaccagtatggaccagtatggaccagtatagacaCCtataaatcaataaaaaccGGTATAAACCAGTCTGGgccagtataaaccagtccagcccagcacaaaccagtataaaccagtatggaccagtatggaccagtataaaccagtacaaaccagcaTAAACCCACATAAATCAatacaaaccagtacaaaccagtccctcccagtacaaaccagtacaaaccagtataacccagtccaaaccagtccaaaccagtataaaccagtacaatccagtccaaaccagtataaaccagtacaatccagtacaaaccagttcccccaacccccccagccccatgacTGACAGCTGTCAATCACCCGTCTCACCTGCGCCGCTCTCGCTGTCCCTCAGCAGCGGcacctgggagctctgggagctgcctggggggggaggggccaggTGAGACCTCACCTGGGGTCACCCGGGGTCACCCGGGGTCACCCGGGGTCACCcgagcccctcccccactcaccgaggagctgcaggggcagcgcgggggtggggggggggccGAAGGCTCCGCCCGACGTCGCCGCTTTGCCGGCCAGGTAaactggggaggaggggagaggaacGGG is a window from the Camarhynchus parvulus unplaced genomic scaffold, STF_HiC, whole genome shotgun sequence genome containing:
- the LOC115916152 gene encoding lysine-rich arabinogalactan protein 19-like, with amino-acid sequence MTPEPLVAPEVISLVTLVTLVNPMTPDPLVAPRPTWVANLVTLVNPMTPERLVAPEVISLVTLVNPMTPEPLVAPRPTWVANLVTLVNPMTPERLVAPEVISLVTLVNPMTPEPLVAPRPTWVANLVTLVNPMTPDPLVAPEVISLVTLVNPMTPAPRAAPGPTWLSPPGAPRSPRPARAPPRSWRNAPTAWSPT
- the LOC115916151 gene encoding putative per-hexamer repeat protein 5; this translates as VFGGLRCARAGHNGGGRCLEGGLSGPRHGVTQACGAGGIWAFLSCPPEDECENGHHTCGPSQVCRDLPEGFTCTCRAGYSLDSRTGECRPVCRQGCANGTCVEPDRCRCHFGFVGGDCATPCACNGHSDCAGPAARDTCLRCMNNTQGPQCERCRPLFVGSALAGGTCLTCRSFCRHRADVCVSRAQLERHRRDPDRYPLEPHLLHTWVSEGPSEAQAVCVNCQNNSVGDRCDTCRPGFFMLDGTCTRCQCNGHADTCNELDGTGCPCQNNTESGACPERRTATGTSAPSAATPSRATPWAASSATACCRWSRSTAWTRRRRATASRRRSAARCRPAAPCPSPCSPSSPTWTSASRWTSPSAPWTSTWPPATAGRAGGRWHLWDLWWSRGGGGGTFGTSGGTLRSSGSGGDTFGTGGGTFRASGSDGGAFGTLGGQGGGGGTLRSSGIGGDTFGTGGGSFGTLGTGGGTLRSSGTGGDTFGTSSGTFGTSGTGGGTFGSGGTSGGTLRSSGTSGDTFGNFGGQGGGGGTLRASGTGGDTFGTGGGTFGTFGGPGDGGAAPTGPTGQTGFTGDPRTSGGPGATPGGQTGQTGGPGGPRGDFGGQTGQTGHGGQADDPRAFGGPGANPSGQTGFTGHDGQADDPRALGGRRGDFSGHTDPPGWPTWSLWSLWSIR